One Nocardioides luti DNA window includes the following coding sequences:
- a CDS encoding M36 family metallopeptidase, giving the protein MTPSPVRRGRLVTAGLALVAASLVPGLAQLPAIAAGATPAPASDNQVLTLADSVPGLSNLDTRGTALPSAAQRSAVARLDTVDVRWNQFGTPSSLLPADGSLGAAPGNPVSAARAWLTSHAATFGLSSSAMAGLELVNDQRFAQSDAHAVLFRQKFGDLTPALDSMVTVGVANGQIAYVSSSLTKTTGTPAAATLSPLQAWLKAAANVGRTLSPTDLAAVKTTSADGWTQLTVPGFAQTQQARLRALALADGSVRPVFEVNVVDAEKGSAFAYTSMVDAATGAVLHRENQVENSSDAFPFNGEITATDCGPKHEFEITDDKTKRIDAVAAMGNSADDIIVKIFDPNGQVLTTGDLGTSPETATYESSNIPAGIYSMQVCPFLNPTAPFTPPGNYAAIATTSDQGTPNAADAQFSPRWLFFAANPSLASLSSTVTPKNSVIGCWLESKDKDACTLGTGPLVSVADPGPWDTTAKTGQPTLTTVGNAANTHEAWGSPLTPGGTLQAPVSPTREYTTAFQDIWNNSKCDPSQLTPGGNDIDQSVGNLFVSHNRMHDYSYYLGFTEKNYNLQLDNLGRGGAEGDQEIGNAQAGALSGGQPSYLGRDNANQIALQDGIPGITNQYLFQPIAGAFYAPCADGSLDMGVVGHEYTHAISNRMIGGPDQGITSEQGGAMGESWGDLTASEYQFSHGYDTGTKPFVEGGYATGNRKVGIRDYAIFANPLNYSDYGFDSTGPEVHADGEIWNGTQWSVRQALVKKWNKKYPYANDKLQRKCAEDRETRGPRRADLCPGNRRWIQMIFDAFLLQQGATSMLDARDAMLASDRMRFDGSNQQVLWDAFASRGMGKGAKTKNADSDEPTPSFASKFRSHNGKVTFKAPKGGTIYVGKYEARVTPVADTVKKTKLDATVPFVAGRYSMLYVSKNRGFKRFSITVAPGRSTKVKVAAPRNLAAAASGAKVLGASDGSLNPKSLIDGTEATNWGGVNADATNVDDKSPFVVVDLAGGKHVVKRVQVSAMLNPAPADPSEIPLAADPDSGSRFTALRRFALEACVAKCGSAGAKWKRFYTSKAAAFPSLAPRPVAPDLILRSFKVKPTKAAAIRFVALENQCTGTPAYAGEQDNDPTNDTDCRTASDRGSIVHAAELQVY; this is encoded by the coding sequence ATGACTCCCTCTCCCGTGCGCCGAGGCCGGCTCGTCACCGCCGGCCTCGCCCTGGTGGCCGCATCCCTGGTCCCCGGCCTCGCGCAGCTCCCCGCCATCGCGGCCGGCGCCACCCCCGCCCCCGCGTCCGACAACCAGGTCCTGACCCTGGCCGACTCCGTCCCCGGCCTGTCGAACCTCGACACCCGCGGCACGGCCCTCCCGAGCGCCGCGCAGCGCAGTGCCGTCGCGCGCCTCGACACCGTCGACGTGCGCTGGAACCAGTTCGGTACGCCGTCCTCGCTGCTGCCCGCCGACGGCTCCCTCGGTGCCGCTCCCGGCAACCCCGTCTCCGCCGCCCGCGCCTGGCTGACCAGCCACGCCGCGACCTTCGGCCTGAGCAGCTCCGCCATGGCGGGCCTGGAGCTGGTCAACGACCAGCGCTTCGCCCAGAGCGACGCCCACGCGGTGCTGTTCCGCCAGAAGTTCGGCGACCTCACCCCGGCGCTCGACAGCATGGTGACGGTGGGCGTGGCCAACGGCCAGATCGCCTACGTCTCCTCCTCGCTGACGAAGACCACCGGCACCCCGGCCGCCGCGACGCTCTCGCCGCTGCAGGCCTGGCTCAAGGCCGCCGCGAACGTCGGCCGCACGCTCAGCCCCACCGACCTCGCCGCGGTCAAGACCACCTCCGCCGACGGCTGGACGCAGCTGACGGTGCCCGGCTTCGCCCAGACCCAGCAGGCCCGGCTGCGCGCGCTCGCGCTGGCCGACGGCTCGGTCCGCCCGGTCTTCGAGGTGAACGTCGTCGACGCCGAGAAGGGCTCGGCCTTCGCCTACACCTCGATGGTCGACGCCGCGACCGGCGCGGTCCTGCACCGCGAGAACCAGGTCGAGAACAGCAGCGACGCCTTCCCGTTCAACGGGGAGATCACCGCGACCGACTGCGGCCCGAAGCACGAGTTCGAGATCACCGACGACAAGACGAAGCGGATCGACGCGGTCGCCGCCATGGGCAACTCGGCCGACGACATCATCGTCAAGATCTTCGACCCGAACGGCCAGGTCCTCACGACCGGCGACCTCGGCACCAGCCCCGAGACCGCGACGTACGAGTCGTCGAACATCCCGGCCGGCATCTACTCGATGCAGGTCTGCCCGTTCCTCAACCCGACCGCGCCGTTCACGCCCCCGGGCAACTACGCCGCGATCGCCACGACGAGCGACCAGGGCACGCCGAACGCCGCCGACGCGCAGTTCTCGCCCCGCTGGCTCTTCTTCGCCGCCAACCCGAGCCTCGCGTCGCTGAGCTCGACCGTGACGCCGAAGAACAGCGTCATCGGCTGCTGGCTCGAGAGCAAGGACAAGGACGCCTGCACGCTGGGCACCGGTCCGCTCGTCAGCGTCGCCGACCCGGGCCCGTGGGACACCACGGCCAAGACCGGCCAGCCGACGCTCACCACCGTCGGCAACGCCGCCAACACGCACGAGGCCTGGGGCAGCCCGCTGACCCCCGGCGGCACGCTGCAGGCGCCGGTCTCCCCCACCCGGGAGTACACCACCGCCTTCCAGGACATCTGGAACAACTCCAAGTGCGACCCGTCGCAGCTCACCCCGGGCGGCAACGACATCGACCAGTCGGTCGGGAACCTCTTCGTGTCGCACAACCGGATGCACGACTACTCGTACTACCTCGGCTTCACCGAGAAGAACTACAACCTGCAGCTCGACAACCTCGGTCGGGGCGGCGCGGAGGGTGACCAGGAGATCGGCAACGCGCAGGCGGGTGCCCTCTCGGGTGGCCAGCCGTCGTACCTCGGTCGCGACAACGCCAACCAGATCGCGCTGCAGGACGGGATCCCCGGGATCACCAACCAGTACCTCTTCCAGCCGATCGCCGGCGCCTTCTACGCCCCGTGCGCCGACGGCTCGCTCGACATGGGCGTGGTCGGCCACGAGTACACCCACGCGATCAGCAACCGCATGATCGGCGGCCCGGACCAGGGCATCACGTCCGAGCAGGGCGGCGCGATGGGCGAGTCGTGGGGCGACCTCACCGCCAGCGAGTACCAGTTCAGCCACGGCTACGACACCGGCACCAAGCCGTTCGTCGAGGGTGGCTACGCCACGGGCAACCGCAAGGTCGGTATTCGTGACTACGCGATCTTCGCCAACCCGCTGAACTACTCGGACTACGGCTTCGACAGCACCGGTCCCGAGGTCCACGCCGACGGCGAGATCTGGAACGGCACCCAGTGGTCGGTGCGCCAGGCGCTGGTCAAGAAGTGGAACAAGAAGTACCCCTACGCGAACGACAAGCTGCAGCGGAAGTGCGCCGAGGACCGCGAGACCCGCGGTCCGCGTCGCGCCGACCTGTGCCCCGGCAACCGCCGCTGGATCCAGATGATCTTCGACGCCTTCCTGCTCCAGCAGGGCGCCACGTCGATGCTCGACGCCCGCGACGCGATGCTCGCCTCGGACCGGATGCGCTTCGACGGCTCCAACCAGCAGGTGCTGTGGGACGCGTTCGCCTCCCGCGGCATGGGCAAGGGCGCGAAGACCAAGAACGCCGACTCCGACGAGCCGACCCCGAGCTTCGCCTCGAAGTTCCGCTCGCACAACGGCAAGGTCACGTTCAAGGCGCCGAAGGGCGGCACGATCTACGTCGGCAAGTACGAAGCCCGCGTGACCCCGGTCGCCGACACGGTCAAGAAGACCAAGCTCGACGCCACCGTCCCGTTCGTGGCCGGCCGCTACTCGATGCTCTACGTCTCGAAGAACCGTGGCTTCAAGCGCTTCAGCATCACCGTGGCGCCCGGCCGGAGCACGAAGGTCAAGGTCGCCGCACCGCGCAACCTCGCGGCGGCCGCGTCCGGCGCGAAGGTGCTGGGGGCCAGCGACGGCTCGCTGAACCCGAAGTCCCTGATCGACGGCACCGAGGCCACCAACTGGGGCGGCGTGAACGCCGACGCGACCAACGTCGACGACAAGAGCCCCTTCGTCGTCGTCGACCTCGCCGGTGGCAAGCACGTCGTCAAGCGGGTCCAGGTCAGCGCGATGCTGAACCCGGCCCCCGCCGACCCCAGCGAGATCCCGCTGGCCGCCGACCCGGACTCGGGCTCGCGGTTCACCGCCCTGCGCCGGTTCGCGCTCGAGGCCTGCGTCGCGAAGTGCGGCTCTGCCGGCGCGAAGTGGAAGCGGTTCTACACCTCGAAGGCGGCGGCGTTCCCGTCGCTGGCCCCGCGGCCGGTGGCGCCGGACCTGATCCTGCGCTCCTTCAAGGTCAAGCCGACCAAGGCGGCCGCCATCCGGTTCGTGGCGCTGGAGAACCAGTGCACCGGCACTCCGGCGTACGCCGGCGAGCAGGACAACGACCCGACCAACGACACGGACTGCCGGACCGCGTCGGACCGGGGCTCGATCGTGCACGCCGCGGAGCTGCAGGTCTACTGA